The proteins below are encoded in one region of Helianthus annuus cultivar XRQ/B chromosome 2, HanXRQr2.0-SUNRISE, whole genome shotgun sequence:
- the LOC110900338 gene encoding uncharacterized protein LOC110900338 — translation MAICKWYGYPDFFITITCNPKWPEVQRFLKDTNLNPEDRPDILSRIFKIKLDAICKDLKDRDLFGKASAVVYTIEFQKRGLPHAHMCLFMENDYKLPTVDHVDQFISAEIRDINQDPELYTLVKDHMIHGPCGNARMSSPCMVDRKCSKGFPKKFQDHSTLDCNGFPLYRRRDEGSFVLKNRIELDNRSVVPYNKKLLKRYQAHINMEWCNQAASIKYLFKYINKGPDRATVAVVPSNNENEQPENDEIKEYYDCRYISACEASWRIFSNEVNYRSPSVMRLPFHLPGQQTVCFGLDEDINQVLNKPSLDKRIWVPRIKGKTIGRIHSVSLSTGEAYYLRILLYKVKGPTSFDDIKTVNGRVYDTFRDACYALGLLDDDSEYIEAIKEANISGSAGYICNLFATMLLSSTLSRPEVVWESTWKYIIDDFLYRFSKYHRVSGLSIPDEQLKNYVLCEIEKFLTRNNSSLRRFVSMPYPDTSSLDNFRCRLINEELAYDRTELENVYQGQVNLLTDEQRAVYEEIMNAVYGDNGGVFFVYGYGGTGKTFLWKTLSAAIRSKGEIVLNVASSGIASLLLEGGRTAQSRFHIPLNLNEDSVCHIKPDDDVAKLLQQTKLIIWDEAHMVHKHAFEALDRTMHDIFNISNSSRSDVVFGGKVIVFGGDFRQILPVVPNDGRQEIVNASLCSSYLWSKCKLLTLTRNMRLTVGRPSSEVEEISNFAKWLLDVGEGNVGGSNDGEAIIEIPPELLIDNISDPISSLIDFVYPSILENYNDRNYFSTRAILAPKNEVVHEINDRLLAVFPGEEKEYLSSHSLCPTEDGNADQQKIYSPDVLNGLKVSGLPNHRLVLKVGVPVMLLRNIDQRNGLCNGTRLKVTKLYSRVIEAEIISGGNIGARTFIPRMNLVPSDRKIPFAFQRRQFPITVCFAMMINKSQGQSLSKVGLYLRQPVFTHGQLMERLEFEMFANEILSRLPTKCVARLRCVSKQWRYELSSHFFAIIHYRCTAKYEDCKLITLTKSSIVLHNLISGKKDAAGIYIDSSNDVKIILLQRRKDDVVPRVYSRNTCEWKTLTFLKGPDYGSSFIGCLPELYAIMFYIFHLHTIGRLLKVI, via the exons ATGGCCATTTGTAAATGGTATGGTTATCCCGACTTTTTTATAACCATTACCTGCAATCCCAAGTGGCCGGAGGTTCAAAGGTTTCTTAAGGACACAAATCTTAATCCAGAGGATAGGCCTGATATTTTATCGCGAATCTTTAAAATAAAGCTGGATGCAATTTGTAAAGATTTGAAAGACCGTGATTTGTTTGGAAAAGCTTCAGCTG TTGTTTACACTATTGAGTTTCAGAAGCGAGGATTGCCTCATGCGCATATGTGCTTATTCATGGAGAATGATTACAAACTTCCAACTGTAGACCATGTTGATCAGTTTATTTCTGCAGAAATCCGTGATATAAACCAAGACCCGGAACTATATACGCTTGTGAAAGACCATATGATTCACGGTCCATGTGGTAACGCTAGAATGAGCTCTCCATGTATGGTTGATAGAAAATGTTCAAAAGGGTTTCCAAAGAAATTTCAAGATCACTCAACCTTGGATTGTAACGGATTTCCCTTATACAGAAGAAGAGATGAAGGTTCCTTCGTTTTAAAAAATAGAATTGAGTTAGACAACAGAAGTGTTGTACCTTACAACAAAAAGCTTTTGAAAAGATATCAGGCGCATATAAACATGGAATGGTGCAACCAAGCGGCGTCAATAAAGTATTTGTTCAAATATATTAATAAAGGTCCTGATAGAGCAACAGTTGCGGTGGTTCCGAGCAATAATGAAAACGAGCAACCAGAAAATGATGAAATTAAAGAGTATTATGACTGTAGGTATATATCGGCGTGTGAAGCCTCTTGGAGGATTTTTTCGAATGAAGTTAATTATAGGAGTCCTTCTGTTATGCGGTTGCCTTTCCATCTTCCTGGACAACAAACAGTTTGTTTCGGTCTTGATGAAGATATTAATCAAGTGCTAAACAAACCATCT CTTGACAAGCGTATATGGGTTCCGAGAATAAAAGGAAAAACAATTGGAAGAATTCATTCCGTTTCTCTGTCTACCGGTGAAGCGTACTATTTAAGAATTCTTCTTTACAAAGTTAAAGGACCAACATCGTTTGATGATATTAAAACAGTTAATGGTCGAGTGTACGATACTTTTAGAGATGCTTGCTATGCGCTTGGTTTGTTGGATGACGACTCAGAGTACATTGAGGCCATCAAAGAAGCAAATATATCAGGTAGCGCAGGTtatatttgcaatttattcgccACCATGTTACTGTCAAGCACTTTATCTAGACCTGAAGTAGTCTGGGAAAGCACATGGAAGTATATAATAGATGATTTTCTGTACAGATTCTCAAAGTATCATCGTGTTTCAg GTTTATCAATTCCTGATGAGCAACTAAAGAACTATGTTTTATGCGAAATCGAGAAGTTTTTAACTCGGAATAATTCATCGCTTCGAAGATTTGTATCAATGCCTTACCCGGATACTTCATCTTTAGATAACTTTCGCTGCCGATTGATTAACGAAGAGCTTGCTTACGACAGAACAGAGTTAGAAAATGTTTATCAAGGTCAGGTGAATTTGTTAACGGATGAACAACGTGCAGTATATGAAGAAATTATGAACGCAGTTTATGGAGACAATGGGGGAGTATTTTTTGTTTACGGTTATGGCGGGACTGGTAAAACATTTTTATGGAAAACATTGTCTGCTGCAATTAGGTCAAAAGGTGAGATCGTATTAAACGTTGCATCTAGCGGAATTGCATCATTGCTGTTGGAGGGAGGAAGAACGGCGCAATCTAGGTTTCATATACCTTTGAATCTTAATGAGGATTCCGTTTGTCATATTAAACCTGACGATGATGTAGCTAAATTACTACAGCAGACCAAACTCATTATATGGGATGAAGCTCATATGGTTCATAAACATGCATTTGAGGCTTTGGATAGAACTATGCATGACATTTTCAATATATCTAATTCATCCAGGTCTGATGTTGTATTTGGAGGAAAGGTAATTGTATTTGGTGGTGATTTTAGGCAAATATTACCTGTTGTTCCAAACGATGGACGACAAGAAATTGTGAATGCCTCATTATGTTCGTCTTATCTGTGGAGTAAGTGTAAGTTGTTGACGTTAACTAGAAACATGAGGTTAACCGTTGGAAGACCATCATCTGAAGTTGAAGAGATCAGTAATTTTGCAAAATGGTTGTTGGACGTTGGTGAGGGAAATGTTGGTGGTTCCAATGATGGAGAAGCAATAATTGAAATACCACCTGAGCTTTTAATTGACAACATATCTGATCCAATTTCTAGCCTGATTGATTTTGTCTATCCGTCAATCTTGGAGAACTACAATGATCGTAATTACTTTAGTACCAGAGCTATACTTGCGCCTAAGAATGAGGTTGTTCATGAGATTAACGACAGATTGTTGGCAGTTTTCCCAGGTGAAGAAAAAGAGTATCTTAGTTCTCACAGTCTATGCCCTACTGAAGATGGCAATGCTGATCAGCAAAAAATATACTCACCCGACGTGCTGAATGGTCTTAAAGTGTCTGGTTTACCAAATCATAGGTTAGTGCTAAAAGTTGGTGTTCCAGTAATGTTGTTGCGAAATATTGACCAACGAAATGGTTTGTGTAACGGTACAAGGTTAAAGGTGACAAAACTTTACAGCCGTGTTATTGAAGCTGAGATAATTTCAGGTGGAAATATTGGTGCTCGGACATTCATACCTAGAATGAATTTGGTACCTTCGGACAGAAAGATTCCTTTTGCATTTCAAAGGAGGCAATTTCCAATAACAGTATGTTTTGCGATGATGATTAACAAAAGCCAGGGCCAGTCGCTATCTAAGGTTGGTTTGTACTTAAGACAACCAGTTTTCACACATGGTCAATT GATGGAACGTCTTGAATTTGAAATGTTTGCTAACGAAATCCTATCAAGGCTACCAACAAAGTGTGTTGCTCGATTAAGATGTGTTTCCAAACAATGGCGATACGAATTGTCGTCACATTTTTTTGCGATTATTCACTATCGCTGTACCGCTAAATATGAAGATTGTAAGCTTATCACGCTGACCAAGTCATCAATTGTTCTTCATAACTTGATTAGTGGAAAG AAAGATGCAGCTGGGATTTATATTGATTCATCTAACGATGTTAAAATAATACTTCTCCAACGTCGTAAGGATGATGTTGTACCGCGTGTGTATTCTCGGAACACATGTGAATGGAAAACTCTAACTTTCTTGAAAGGACCGGATTACGGTTCAAGTTTTATTGGTTGTCTTCCGGAACTTTATGcaataatgttttatattttccATCTCCACACTATTGGACGCCTGCTAAAAGTTATATGA